Within the Longimicrobiaceae bacterium genome, the region CCGCGGGCGCCTCCCAGCTCCACAGCAGGTTGCCTTGGTGATCGAAGGCATGGGCGGAGTAGCCGCGCGTGAGCACCAGGAAATCGATCTGCCCGTCACCGGTCAGGTCGCCGAACTTTACCGCGTTGGAGGCGGGGATGTCGTATTCGCGCAGGAGTCGCACTTCCCGGTCGAGCTGCCAGCCGCGTAGCTCCTCCACGGTGATGTCGTCACGCCGGGAGAGGACGAGCACGTCGAGCACGGGACGCCCCTCGATGCGCATCAGGCGTACGTCGACCTCGCCGGCCGGGAGGTCGAAGGCGCCCACCCGTTCGAACCGCAGCGGGGCGTCGCCCACGTTTTCTTCGATGACGCGATCACCGACGGCAATGCGAAAGTAGCTGCCCTCGCTGCCGTGTGTTCGCGCGTAGAGGTAGTAGCGACCCGCCTCCGCCACCGGCACGCGGATGAGGTAGTTGGACCTCGTCCGCATCTCCAGCGCGGTGTTGTTGAAGATCCAGGGTACGTCCAGTGATGCCGCGTCGGTCAGGACGTGGTTCTTCTGGATTTCGTGGATGAAGTCGCTGGCGTCCAGGATGATCGGATCCGACCCTGCCGGCGGCGTCGCCTGCCTGGCCGCGGCGGCGGCGGGAAGCGCGAACAGCGCGAGCAGGACGACCGGGAGCGGGACGGGATGTCGAACGCGCATGATCAGGGTTGGAGAGGCTGTAGCGTGACCGGACCGACGAGGCCGGACGGGAAGGGCTCCCACCGCGAGGCGTCGAAGAGTCCGTTCGCACCCCGGTTCTCCCGCAACCTCGCCGGGAAGTTCACGTTGTAGAAGCGCTTCCAGAACACGCCCCGACGGTCTAGATCCGCAATCCGGTTGGCCATCAGATTGGTCACGGTGACCTCGAGCCGGTTGCGCTCCCGGAGGCGCTCCGCCGGGATCTTCACGCGGAAGGAGGGGCCGATGAGGGTGGCGAGGCTATCGCCGTTCAGCGCGACGCCCGCGCTCTCGTGCACCTCTCCCAGATCCAGCAGGTACGCGGAGGCGCTGCCGGCGGGGCGCTCGAACTCCAGCGTGTAGGTGGCGGAGCCGGAGAAGGCGTCCACGTCCTCACCCTCCAGTTCGGTCCAGGAGCCCAGCGAGGTGAGCCGCCGCTCCTGCGGCGGGGTGGGGCCGCCAATCACGAACCGCAGCGTCCAGGTTCCCTCGAGCGTATCCGGTGGACCGGCCGGGCGCAGGTAGTGCCATGGGCGCCCACTGCGCTCCTCGTCGTACAGCCGGATGATGGCGCTCTCGCCTGGCTGGAGCTGAAGGTGCACCTCTACGCCGCCTGAGGCGAGGCGCACGTGGCCGTAGCCCGATTCCCCGGTCATGGGGTCGTACAGAGCCACGGCGCGCGCTGTCGACGCAAAGGGCACCCACCCATCCACAGGGGTCTCGCCCCAGTTCACGACGAAGTAGGTAGTCCCATCGTCGTGCCGCCGTCGGATGAACTCGAGACCACTGTCTGTCATCGACTCCCGGCGTACTCCGACGTAACCGAGCATGGCATCGAGGTCGCTACCGATCACGATTCTCCCCTCGCCGATGGCCGCCTCCTGGAGCCCCGTGTCGCCCACGGGGCGGAGCCGCAATTCGCCGAGCAGCTCCCGCAGGCGAGCACTGTGCGTCTCCAGCTCTGCGAGGCCGGCCACCTCCTCGGCCAGTCCTCGATAGGCCAGGATCGTCGACCCGTTGCGGGCGAGCTCGAAGATCCGTTCGGCGGTCTGCAACGGGATGTAGGTGGAACGCGGCACGATCAGGGCGCGGTACTGGCCCCCCTCTGCCCGCAACTCCCCATCCTCGACCTCGATCTCCTGTAGTTGCGCGTCGGAGACGAAATCGTATCCGTATCCCCGCTCATGCAGCTGTGTGGCCCCTTGTACGAAGGGGTGTGACCGGGACTCCGGATCCCCCGGGATCCCGTTGAAGTGCTGCAGGAGCGCGTCCCCCTGGCGGCGGGCGTACCAGTCGCTGATCGGGAAATAGAGGAGCAGATCTTCGTCGGGCTCACCCTGCTGCAGGAACGACTGGATCCGCGCAACGTAGCGGTTCAGCGCCCCAAAATCCCCCCACCAGGTGTTCTGCGGGTTGAAGTGCACCGCCGCGTAGAACAGCCAGCCCGGCCACGGTGCGTCCTGCGGTGAATAGGCGGTGCCGTGGTAGACAAGGTGGTTCACGCCGCCGAGCAGGAAACGATCGAGCGCCCTTCGGACATCGGCCAGGGTGGAGGTGAAGTGTTCGCCCAGCCAGGTGGCCGCTTCCGCGGCGGTCAGGCGCTTGCCGGTCACGTGGGCTGCCGAGGAGGCGAACTTGATCCGCTGGATCTCGGTCCCTTCCGTCTCGGGAATGTCGCTCGCGGCGTAGAGGTCGAGGATGTTGGCGGGTGAGCCGTGAGCCTGATTGCGGGTGATGGCGCCGTGCTCGTTGGCCCACTCACGCCACTCTTCGGTGAATTTCTCGAGCAGCAGCTCCGCGACCGTCTGGCGATAGTCGGTGAGAACGCGGGCGGCAGTGTCGCCCTCCGCGCCGAAGAGGAGGGCGGGGAGGTACTCGCCCAGGTCGTACCCTCTCCGCTCGCGGAATTCCTCGAACAGCTCCGGCGTCCAGTTTGCCTCGCCCGAGGCGTCGTCCACCTCGTATGAGTCGTTGAAGAAGCCCCGCAGGGTGGAGAGGTCGTAACCCGAGAACGCCTCGTCGAAGCGTTGCAGGTAGTGCTCGAGCGCGGCATCGGAGAAGTGGTCGATCACCTCTCCCTCTCCGCCCGGTCCTGCCCGCTCCACCATTTTGCCATGCCAGCCCAGGAAGAGCGCGTATACTGTCCAGCGGCCCTGCGGAGCGGTCCAGTCAAGTGTGCCGTCGGCGCCTACACGTTCGGTGAGGTCGAGCACCTGGCCATCCTCCGAGCGGGCGATCACCCGCTGGAGCGGCAGCTCGCGGGGGAACCGCACCTGTTCGAGCGCGAGCGATTGGAGGTCTTCGTTCTGCGCCACCGGATCGCGCAGCTGGGCAATGTCGATCTCCCGGGCTCCTGGCCTTCGTAGCGGCTGCTCGCGTGTGCCTTCCAGCTCCTGCCCCGGGACGGCCAGGATCTCGCCATAGGTCTCGTAGATCTGGTTGCCCACGGCGCGGAGGAGCGGCTCCTGGCGCAGGACGATTCTCTCCTGCAGCCGCTCGCCACCGTTCAGCGTGTAGGTCCGGTGTGCGAGGTAGCGAGACGCTTCCTCAGGGCCCACCCAGGGGCCACCGAAGGGCCAGCCGTTGCCGGTCGCCATGTCGACGCCCAGGTCGAGCCGCTCCGCTTCACGCAGCGTGTGCGTGAAGACCTCCATCCAGCGTGGCGAGAGGTAGTCGATGAACCTGTCTTCCGCGCCGTACACGCCGTAGATGGGGGTGATCTCCACGCCACCTATCCCGGCCGCGCGGAGCTCTTCCAGCTCGTCCGTGAGGTTCGTTTCGTCCACCGCGCTGCCGTGCCACCACCATCGCGTCCAGGGCCGACTTTCTCGGGTGATCTCCGGCCAGGCGGGAGGGGCGTCGGGAACAGGTTGTTGCGCGTGGATAGGCGGCGCGCCGCCCAGGAGTACAACTGCGGCGAGCGCAGCGGTCAGGTCGCGAGCGACGCGGTGAAGTACGGAGGCGGGCATGGCTTCTATTCAGGGATCGGTAGCGCGCGCGAGGACACAGGCATCCACACGGGATCGTGCGGGAAGCTCCGTTCGGGCGCGGGATGATCGTCCTTGCGGGAGGCGGCAGGCGAGCGCCGGGGAGGGGAACGCCCGCTCCTCTTGCCTCCGCCCGGGCCATTCTCGATAATGGGGTATCACCACGACGGACGAAAGCTTTGCGCACCGCGCCTGCGACCGATGCGTCGTGGTCTCGATTATCCCGCCTGCCGCGCGGCACCTCGCCGCCGGTACCTCCCATGGACGCGCAACCCTTTGATTCCCATGTCCCTGATCGATTCGCTGCAGCTGCCGCGATGGCTTCCGCTGTCGCTTCTCCTCCTGCCGATCATCGGCTGCTCGCAAGAGGCAGGGGAAGCCTCGCCGGGTGAGGAGGCCGCGGGAGCGCCGGAAGTGCAGGTGGTCCCCAACGAGGCGGAGAACCGGGTCGACGTGCTGGTCGGAGGGGAGCTCTTTACCGCCTACATCTATCCCTCCACGATCAAGAAGCCGGTCCTCTATCCCATCGTCTCCGCAACCGGGCAGACGATCACGCGCGGATTCCCGCTCGATCCCAGGCCGGGTGAGCGGGTGGACCATCCGCACCACGTGGGTCTCTGGTTCAATTACGGAGACGTGAACGGGCTGGACTTCTGGAACAACTCGGACGCGATTCCGCCCGAGCGGAGGGACCATTACGGCACGATCGTACATCGGGAGATCCGCGGAACGGAGAGCGGTGCGGGCGAGGGGGCGCTGGAGGTCACCATGGAGTGGCTGAACCCCGCCGGCGAGGCACTGCTCCGTGAGGACACCCGCTTCGAGTTCCACGCCGCCGACAGCACTCGGACCATCGACCGGATCACCACGCTCACCGCGCTCGATCAGCCGGTCACCTTCACCGACAACAAGGAAGGGGTGCTGGGGCTGCGGGTCGCTCGCGCGCTGGAGCACCCGTCCACGCAGCCCGAGGTCTTCACCGACGCGAGCGGCAAGCCCACCAACGTTCCGGTGCTCAACAACGAGGGTGTTACCGGGAAGTACGTCACCTCGGAGGGGATCGAGGGTGAGGCGGTGTGGGGAACCCGGGCGAAGTGGAATGCCCTCTCCGGTGTGGTGGACGGGGCGCCGGTGACGGTCGCGATCTTCGATCACCCGAGCAACACCAACCATCCCACCTATTGGCACGCGCGCGGCTACGGCCTCTTCGCCGCCAACCCCCTCGCGCCTCAGGCGATGACCGAAGGCAAGGAGGAGCCGTTCGTGCTCACGCTGAACCCCGGTGAGTCGCTGACTTTCCGCCACCGGATCGAGATCTTCTCCGGCCAGCCCACCGCCGAGCAGATCGAGACGGCGTACCAGGCCTTCGCACAGTAGGGCAGGAGGCGCCGCGCCCCCGATCGTGACAATCGGGAGCGAGAGAAGGTACCGACGAAGAAAGCGCCCGGTGCGGTCTCTGACGAGATCGCACCGGGCGTTTCATCATGCAGCCGTTCACATCCTGCACTATCTGCCACCTCACGCGGCCTTCACGGCGGGGACTGGCACCCCGAGCGTTCGCGCGCCGCACCCCGCGAGGCGCTCGACACGCACCTGAGGCGATCGTTGTTGGCACGCCGGAGGCGGTTCGCGCTGCCACTAGTCCAGGTGGAACACCTCCCGGAGGTCGCGACTGACCGGGCTGTCGTCGGGGTTCGCCGGCATCACCTCGCGCATGTAGGCCCACCAGCGGCGGCACTCCGGGGTGTCGGCGATGGCGTCCCAGCGCGCTTCGTCCTCCACCTCCACGTAGGCGAAGAGGCTGCGGTCCGCCGGGTCCAGGAAGATCGAGTAGTTGTGTACCCCGTGCTCCTTCAAGACCCGCTCGAGCTCGGGCCAGATTGGCGAGTGCCGCCGTCCGTACTCCTCTTCCTGCCCGGGGTGAACCGACATGCGGAAGGCCTTGCGGATCATCCTCTCCTTTTCTCCCCTCTCGTTGCCAACTCGCTCACGGGCCGCGCCGGGTCCAGATCAGGATGGCCCCGCAGTTGCTCCGCAGCCCCCCGTACTCGACCGGAACCTGTGAGGGTGAGCGGTAGATCTCCAGCCCTTCGAGGTCCAGCGGGGTGACCAGGTTGTCGATCGAGCGCTCGAAGCGGGCGATCACTCCGTCCACGATGAACAGTGGCACGCAGCCGCGGATGGTGATCGGCGCCTGGCCGAACTGGGTAGGCCCCACCTGCACTCCGGGGACCGTCCGCAGAAGATCGGAAGCCCGCATCGCGTGGGCGGCTTCGATCTGCTCCCGGGTCAGGAAAATGCCCGAAATGGAGCGCTCCGCGCGATCGTAAAAGGCCACGATGTCGGGTGGAGGCCGCCTCCTCCGGCCCTGCACGACCACCGGATCCAGCAGCACCGCGGCCGCGGAGATGCGAAACTCCAC harbors:
- a CDS encoding glycosyl hydrolase produces the protein MTAALAAVVLLGGAPPIHAQQPVPDAPPAWPEITRESRPWTRWWWHGSAVDETNLTDELEELRAAGIGGVEITPIYGVYGAEDRFIDYLSPRWMEVFTHTLREAERLDLGVDMATGNGWPFGGPWVGPEEASRYLAHRTYTLNGGERLQERIVLRQEPLLRAVGNQIYETYGEILAVPGQELEGTREQPLRRPGAREIDIAQLRDPVAQNEDLQSLALEQVRFPRELPLQRVIARSEDGQVLDLTERVGADGTLDWTAPQGRWTVYALFLGWHGKMVERAGPGGEGEVIDHFSDAALEHYLQRFDEAFSGYDLSTLRGFFNDSYEVDDASGEANWTPELFEEFRERRGYDLGEYLPALLFGAEGDTAARVLTDYRQTVAELLLEKFTEEWREWANEHGAITRNQAHGSPANILDLYAASDIPETEGTEIQRIKFASSAAHVTGKRLTAAEAATWLGEHFTSTLADVRRALDRFLLGGVNHLVYHGTAYSPQDAPWPGWLFYAAVHFNPQNTWWGDFGALNRYVARIQSFLQQGEPDEDLLLYFPISDWYARRQGDALLQHFNGIPGDPESRSHPFVQGATQLHERGYGYDFVSDAQLQEIEVEDGELRAEGGQYRALIVPRSTYIPLQTAERIFELARNGSTILAYRGLAEEVAGLAELETHSARLRELLGELRLRPVGDTGLQEAAIGEGRIVIGSDLDAMLGYVGVRRESMTDSGLEFIRRRHDDGTTYFVVNWGETPVDGWVPFASTARAVALYDPMTGESGYGHVRLASGGVEVHLQLQPGESAIIRLYDEERSGRPWHYLRPAGPPDTLEGTWTLRFVIGGPTPPQERRLTSLGSWTELEGEDVDAFSGSATYTLEFERPAGSASAYLLDLGEVHESAGVALNGDSLATLIGPSFRVKIPAERLRERNRLEVTVTNLMANRIADLDRRGVFWKRFYNVNFPARLRENRGANGLFDASRWEPFPSGLVGPVTLQPLQP
- a CDS encoding PmoA family protein, whose protein sequence is MSLIDSLQLPRWLPLSLLLLPIIGCSQEAGEASPGEEAAGAPEVQVVPNEAENRVDVLVGGELFTAYIYPSTIKKPVLYPIVSATGQTITRGFPLDPRPGERVDHPHHVGLWFNYGDVNGLDFWNNSDAIPPERRDHYGTIVHREIRGTESGAGEGALEVTMEWLNPAGEALLREDTRFEFHAADSTRTIDRITTLTALDQPVTFTDNKEGVLGLRVARALEHPSTQPEVFTDASGKPTNVPVLNNEGVTGKYVTSEGIEGEAVWGTRAKWNALSGVVDGAPVTVAIFDHPSNTNHPTYWHARGYGLFAANPLAPQAMTEGKEEPFVLTLNPGESLTFRHRIEIFSGQPTAEQIETAYQAFAQ
- the rhaM gene encoding L-rhamnose mutarotase, with translation MIRKAFRMSVHPGQEEEYGRRHSPIWPELERVLKEHGVHNYSIFLDPADRSLFAYVEVEDEARWDAIADTPECRRWWAYMREVMPANPDDSPVSRDLREVFHLD
- a CDS encoding TonB-dependent receptor, coding for MSPRKRIGWMAGVVGAVMALAAGPELHAQVITGQLVDASTRDPVVAASIVLVAADTLAVDEATTDSLGQFTVGAEDRGEFRLLAQRFGYPETISTPLRLAVGDTLRVEFRISAAAVLLDPVVVQGRRRRPPPDIVAFYDRAERSISGIFLTREQIEAAHAMRASDLLRTVPGVQVGPTQFGQAPITIRGCVPLFIVDGVIARFERSIDNLVTPLDLEGLEIYRSPSQVPVEYGGLRSNCGAILIWTRRGP